GAATTGTATTTGAATATAACAAGCTAAATTCGATGACACTAACCCTCGACAGGACGGTGAATATGATCGTATTTGATCACCTCGCTCCTTTTTCTTCGGAAATGCAGGGAAACTTTGAATTTTATGCTTCCGACTTAAGCTTTGATGCCTACAGAATTATTGGCGGCAGACTCAAATTGGTAGAAAATGTAGAGATGAAAAATGAGCCTAACGCTATGGATGATTTTTATGCAGACCCAAAGGATAAGCAGAATAAAGCTCCAAAAAAACTTTAATTGTCATGATCCAAACTCAATCCATGTCTAAAATTTGTGAGTTTGCCTTCGTGTACCTATCTTGCGCAACTAACTAAACTTTATATAACACATAAAAAAATAAAATGAATACACAGAGTTTGGACACTCCAAATAACTTTTTCGAGAACAAGGTAATCGGACATCCGGCGGGATTGTTTGTCTTGTTCTTCACAGAAATGTGGGAAAGATTTTCTTACTATGGCATGAGAGCCTTATTGGTGCTATTCCTTACCTCCTCATTAATTGGAGATAATCCAGGATGGGGATGGCCAAGAGAGTACGCGCTGGCAATCTACGGTTCATATACCGGTCTGGCTTACTTAACCCCTATTTTAGGTGGTTACATTGCCGACAGGATTATTGGTTACCGTTGGGCAGTTATTATAGGTGCTTTACTCATGACCCTGGGACATTTATCTATGGCGATCGAAATAGACCATACGTTTATGTATCTGGGCCTATGTCTATTGGTATTGGGTAACGGCTTCTTTAAACCAAACATGACTTCTATCATTGCACAAATGTATAAAGAGCACCCTGAGAAAAAAGATGGTGCTTACACCATTTTCTACATGGGCGTAAATGCCGGTGCATTTTTAGGAATGCTGCTTTGCGGATACATTGGCGAAAACAAAGATTGGGGATGGGCTTATGGATTCGGTTTAGCCGGTATCTTTATGTTTATCGGAATGTTACAGTTCTATTTTACACAAGGTATTTTTGGTAAAATTGGTTTAAAACCATTAAAAAATGATGTAGAAGATCTTTCAGAAACTCCGGAAGAATCAACCCGCAACCCCTTCTCTAAATTTGATTTGGTAGTAATTGGCTTAATTGCTGTAATCGGCTTGTCATGGATCATCAACGACCCGATTTCAAAAATCACACATTTAAATTTATTCAGCTTTAAAATAGGAACTTTAGAAGGCAGTAACTTCATGATCATCACTGCACTGGTCCTGTTTTTATTCATCTTAGTAAAACGAATAGCTCAATACACACCTGTTTTAAGAGATAAAATGATTGCCGTAATTGTACTGGCTTTCATTACCATCTTCTTCTGGGCTTCATTTGAACAGGCAGGTGGTTCTATGACTATCTTTGCAAAAGATTATACACAAAGGGTATTGGTTGGCAATTCAAAATTGATCTTCAATGTAGTAAACACCTTGATTACTGTAATTCCATTGGTTATCATTTCTTATGTCCTTTTAAAACTCTTCGCCAAAACTTTTGGCAAATACTCTCTCGGTAACATTATTTTAGCTTCAGGATTTGTAATCATCTGGATTATTGTAATCTACATGCTAAAAAGCCAGTACAGTGAAGTGAAATCCGAAGTTCCAGCCACCTGGTTTGGTATCCTGAACTCCTTGTTCATCATCAGCTTTGCACCATTGGTATCTAGACTTTGGGAAAGTAAATACAACCCTTCTGCAACTTATAAAAATGGTTTCGGAATGATCCTGCTAGGTACTGGTTTTGCAGTATTGGCTTATGGAGCAAGTACCATTCCTCAAGGTGCAGCAGTTGCATCAGTAAGTATGATCTGGCTGGTATTGGCTTATTTCTTCCATACGATGGGCGAATTGTTTATCTCACCAGTAGGTTTATCTTATGTAAGTAAACTGGTACCCGGAAGGATGATCGCCATTATGTTTGGTATCTGGTACCTGGCCATTGCGATTGGTAATAAAATTGCCGGTACCATGGGTGGTATGATTGACGAAATCACTTCTAAATATTCGATGAGTACCTTCTTCCTGATCTTCACCTTTATTCCGGTGGGTCTGGGGATCATCATCA
This is a stretch of genomic DNA from Candidatus Pedobacter colombiensis. It encodes these proteins:
- a CDS encoding peptide MFS transporter, whose amino-acid sequence is MNTQSLDTPNNFFENKVIGHPAGLFVLFFTEMWERFSYYGMRALLVLFLTSSLIGDNPGWGWPREYALAIYGSYTGLAYLTPILGGYIADRIIGYRWAVIIGALLMTLGHLSMAIEIDHTFMYLGLCLLVLGNGFFKPNMTSIIAQMYKEHPEKKDGAYTIFYMGVNAGAFLGMLLCGYIGENKDWGWAYGFGLAGIFMFIGMLQFYFTQGIFGKIGLKPLKNDVEDLSETPEESTRNPFSKFDLVVIGLIAVIGLSWIINDPISKITHLNLFSFKIGTLEGSNFMIITALVLFLFILVKRIAQYTPVLRDKMIAVIVLAFITIFFWASFEQAGGSMTIFAKDYTQRVLVGNSKLIFNVVNTLITVIPLVIISYVLLKLFAKTFGKYSLGNIILASGFVIIWIIVIYMLKSQYSEVKSEVPATWFGILNSLFIISFAPLVSRLWESKYNPSATYKNGFGMILLGTGFAVLAYGASTIPQGAAVASVSMIWLVLAYFFHTMGELFISPVGLSYVSKLVPGRMIAIMFGIWYLAIAIGNKIAGTMGGMIDEITSKYSMSTFFLIFTFIPVGLGIIIIMLTPVLKRLMHGVK